The genomic interval CGTACCGCACCAGCGAGTCCGCTTCGCCCGCCAGCGCGGCGGCGTCGTCGCCGAACGAGTCCGCGTAGCGGATCAGCAGCGTCAACACCGTCTCCGGGTTCGTGATCGCGTAGCCGTCGGCCCGCGACAGCAGGCCCGCCGCTTCCAGGTCGCCGGCGTAGTTGCTCACTGTCGGCCGCGAGACATCCAGTTCATCGGCCAGTTCGGCGGCCGACACTGCCGGGTTCCGGAGGAGCGTCACGAGCATCCCGCGGGCGGTCTCCCGGCGGAGAAATCCGAGGATCACCTGCTCGGTTTCGGAGAACTGCCCGGCCGGGAAATACCGGCGGTAGTCGCCGTCCTTGCGCGAGGCGACGACGTTCTCGGACTCCAGACGGTGGAGGTGGTGCTGTGTCTCGCCGGTCCCCAGTTTGAGATCGTCACGGAGCTTCGAGAAGTGGGTACCAGGGTGGGCCGAGACGTAGCCGGCGATGGCACCGGGGGCATCACTGTCGCTGTCCCCACTGTCCTCGCCGAATCGGGCGAACGGGCTCGCCGCACCGAGGGCGGCAAAGCGGCGGAGCGTCGCCCGCTTGTCCTCGTCGACTGTCCCATCCCGACCCATAACTATGTCAGGGGAAGCGATTCTGCTGTAAAAAGGCTTCGGCCTTGATCAGGAGGACTTCTCGCTGCCGTCGTCGTCCGGGCCGCCGGCAACGTCGGTCTGGCCGCCGTTGTCGATCTCGGCGTCCATCTGTTCGATGACCTCGTCTGCGCTGTCGACGCCGGCGTCCTCGCCGTGTTTGATCTTCTGGGCTTCCTCCTCCATCGCCTCTACGTCGACCTCGGCCTCCTCGTCGATCTGGCCGAGGATCTCCTCGATGTCGTCCAGTCCGAGCATCTCGCGGGTCTCGGCGTCGAACTCCAGTCCTTCGAGGACGCTGCCGTTCTCCTTGACATCGGACCCCTGGAGGTGTTTGCCGTACCGGCCGACCAGCGACGTGAGTTCCTGCGGGAGGATGAACTTCGTCGACTCGCCCTGCCCGATCTCGGCCAGCGTCTCCATCCCCTTGTCGATGACGGCGCGTTCGCCCATCGACTCGGCGGATTTCGCGCGCAGCACGGTCGAGATCGCGTCACCCTGGGCTTCCAGGATCTGGCTCTGCTTCTCACCCTGTGCGCGGATGATGTTGGACTGCTTGTCACCTTCCGCGGTCTCGATCGCGGAACGCCGTTCACCCTGGGCCTCCAGGATCATCGCACGGCGTTTCCGCTCGGCGGAGGTCTGTTGCTCCATGGCCTGCTGAACGTCCTTGGAGGGGTTGACCTCGCGGACCTCGACGCTCTCGACGCGGACACCCCACTCGTCGGTGGGTTCGTCCAGTTCCTTCCGGATGCGGGAGTTGATCTCCTGGCGTTTGTTGAGCGTGTCGTCCAGTTCCATGTCACCCAGGACGGCACGGAGGGTCGTCTGTGCGAGGTTCGAGACGGCGCGCTCGTAGTTGTCGACTTCGAGGAACGCCTTCTTGGGGTCCATCACCTTGATGTAGACGACGGCGTCGGCGGTCACCGGCGAGTTGTCGCGGGTGATCGCTTCCTGCCGTGGCACGTCTAACGTCTGAGTCCGCATGTCGAAGCGGGTAACGTCCGAGACGAAGGGATAGATGAAGTGGATCCCCTGGTCGAGCAGGCCACGGTAGGTCCCGAGCACGGTGTAGGCACCCTGCTGATAGGGCCTGATGATGACGACGCTGGAGTACACCAGCGCGATGGCGATGAGCAGGAACACGACGGCGACGAAGCCGATGATGCCGCCCAGAATCTGCAGCGGTACTAACGCGGGGAGCATAACGCCTCCAACTCGGTCTCCCTGAAAGAAAAGCCTTCGGTGTCTGTGTCACACACTAACGCGAGTCACGCTTTCTCCGATTCGGTCGACCGCTCGCGGTCCCGTTCCAGCGCGCGGTCGATGTCGTCGTCGGTCCCCGAGACGCGTTCGACCTTGAGGACGTTGCCGCCGCCGGGGTCGACTACCATCACCTCTTCGCCCTCCTCGATGGTCCCGTCGATACTCCGGGCCTGATAGTAGGGGTTGAAGCCGCCGTCTTCGAGTTTGACCTCGCCGTCGGACGTGGTGACCCGCTCGGTGACGACGCCGAACTGGCCTTTCAGGGAGTCCGAACTGAGTGTCTGGCCGCGTCCGGGGGCGGCGAAGTCCAGTTTCCGGTACCCCCACAGCGTCACCGCTGTCGTCGCGAGGACGACAACGGTGAGGACGATGGGTGCGAAGATACCCAGGCTCGCGGGGATGAACAGGCCGACGAGCCCGGCAGTCAGGAGCGCGACGCCGAGCACGAAGAAGTGCGTTCCCGGTGCCAGCGCCTCCGCGACGATGAGGCCGGCGCCGGCCAGAAACAGCAGTACCGAGAGGGACAGCCCGAACAGTGGATCGACCTGGGCGGGGGCGAGGACGGCCAGCGAGCCTACCATACCACCCAGTAGGGGCGGAGCAGGATTAAGTGTCCGGGTTGGTCCGGACGAACAGTCCGTACAGCACTGCTGCGCCGACGGCGACGGCGGCGGTCATCCCGCCGAGGACGGTCGGCGAGGCCAGTGCCGGTCCGGCGAACATCCCGCCGATCGCCAACAGCCCGATGTACACGCCCAGCGCGACGAAGACGACACTCTCCACGCTGGGGCGCCCGGGTGTCACTTCCACGTCGGGGGAGAACGTCCCGGCCTCGCTCCCGTCATCGTAGGGGTTCTCCGCGTCCTCGGTGTCGTCGACCCTGATAACGTCGGCCTCGGTGGCGTTGTCGTACTCCTCGACGAACCGGTCGCCGCCGTCGGTGTCGTCGCGCCGTCGCGGTCCGGGCGCGTCACCATCGTCCATGTCAGTCGGTAGTCGGCGAGCCTACAAAAGGGCTTGTGACTACGTGCGCTCGGTCGTCTCGACGCCGCCGAAGACGAACCGGGCGCCGTCGTGGTCCTCGTCGAGTTCGACGGTCCAGCCGTGTGAGTGGGCGACGGTCCGGACGATCGCCAGGCCGAGGCCGGTGCCGTCGTCGCTGGTCGTGTAGCCGTACTCGAAGACATCCGTGGCGTGGTCGGCCGGGACGCCCGGGCCGTCGTCGGCGACCGCGAACCCACCCGGGAACAGTTCTGCGGTGACCGTGACCGGCGACACGTCCCCGTCCGGTGGTTCGTCGTCGGCAGCGGGGCCGTGTTCGACGCTGTTCCGAATCAGGTTTTCGAGCAGGGTGAGCAGTCGCGTCCGGTCGGCGTGGACGGTCCCGCTGCCCTGGACCGACAGCGTCGCCGTGCCCGTCTCCACGTTCTTCCAGGCCGCCTCGACGACGGCCCCGAAGTCGAGCGGTTCCTGCTCGGTCATGTCGTCGCCCTGTCTGGCCAGCGTGAGCACGTCCT from Haloarcula pelagica carries:
- a CDS encoding DUF7312 domain-containing protein translates to MDDGDAPGPRRRDDTDGGDRFVEEYDNATEADVIRVDDTEDAENPYDDGSEAGTFSPDVEVTPGRPSVESVVFVALGVYIGLLAIGGMFAGPALASPTVLGGMTAAVAVGAAVLYGLFVRTNPDT
- a CDS encoding SPFH domain-containing protein; the protein is MLPALVPLQILGGIIGFVAVVFLLIAIALVYSSVVIIRPYQQGAYTVLGTYRGLLDQGIHFIYPFVSDVTRFDMRTQTLDVPRQEAITRDNSPVTADAVVYIKVMDPKKAFLEVDNYERAVSNLAQTTLRAVLGDMELDDTLNKRQEINSRIRKELDEPTDEWGVRVESVEVREVNPSKDVQQAMEQQTSAERKRRAMILEAQGERRSAIETAEGDKQSNIIRAQGEKQSQILEAQGDAISTVLRAKSAESMGERAVIDKGMETLAEIGQGESTKFILPQELTSLVGRYGKHLQGSDVKENGSVLEGLEFDAETREMLGLDDIEEILGQIDEEAEVDVEAMEEEAQKIKHGEDAGVDSADEVIEQMDAEIDNGGQTDVAGGPDDDGSEKSS
- a CDS encoding NfeD family protein, with product MVGSLAVLAPAQVDPLFGLSLSVLLFLAGAGLIVAEALAPGTHFFVLGVALLTAGLVGLFIPASLGIFAPIVLTVVVLATTAVTLWGYRKLDFAAPGRGQTLSSDSLKGQFGVVTERVTTSDGEVKLEDGGFNPYYQARSIDGTIEEGEEVMVVDPGGGNVLKVERVSGTDDDIDRALERDRERSTESEKA
- a CDS encoding winged helix-turn-helix transcriptional regulator gives rise to the protein MGRDGTVDEDKRATLRRFAALGAASPFARFGEDSGDSDSDAPGAIAGYVSAHPGTHFSKLRDDLKLGTGETQHHLHRLESENVVASRKDGDYRRYFPAGQFSETEQVILGFLRRETARGMLVTLLRNPAVSAAELADELDVSRPTVSNYAGDLEAAGLLSRADGYAITNPETVLTLLIRYADSFGDDAAALAGEADSLVRYDPA